ACATCATAAACGAATTCTTTATCGCTGTAGCAAACCCTGTTGCATCAAATATCCGAGAAGCTGAACCCGTTTCGTTCTGTGTTTCACGACTCAACAACTATTACTTACGCATCGCAATCCTTTTCTTTATCACAAAAGCAAAACCATTGTGAGCAAGGAAAACCCACCCAAGAAAACCCTAACCAATTGTCAACCAACCGGAATCGTTATCTTGTCAATGAAACGGAAGAGACGTTTCCGTTGAATGCAAAAGTGATCGTGTATTCAAGGCATTTTCCGACCCGTTGGAGAAGAAATTAgccaagaagacgaaaaaaaaaaaaaaaaaaaaaaaaccgaaaaactgAGCCCACCCGCAGAGTGTCCAATATTCAGGATGGCAGAAAACACTGTATGCAAACGATGCCAGCACACGTCACTGGCACGAGACGTTTCTGTAGCTGACTGAGCCAAACAATTGGGGccggggaggggtagggggagaaggaggagggggggatcaaGTTAAAGAATAACACTTGatttccgaaaacggagtatggctgcctacatggtggagtaaataaacaaaacggtcgtgcacgtaaaatgttacatatctgtcggagtgtgtacgtgtgcgcacctgaaatctgattgaattacgcaggaaacgaatgataagtgcCAAAgagcagccatcagtcggctttacccatgtaggcagcctgttatgcaaatgaccacgtgtttgtaaagcgcttagagcttagtcttcatatccgaccgaggataggcgctacataagtatccgtatcattcattcaattcagatttttcagtttcagtttcaatttctcaatgaggcgtcattacgtttggacaaatccatatacgctacaccacatctgcttggcagatgtctgaACAGcaacataactcaacgcgcttagtcaggccttgagtgcgtgcatatatatgtgtgtacctatcaatgttgatttcttctacagttgtttatttttttttccaggagtcactactgtcgttgccatgggttctttttcagtgcgtcaagtgtgtgctgcacccggtacctcggtttatcgtctcaaccgaattactaagacgctcagtttgattttcttgttcaaacttgggagaaagatcGAGAACGGAATTTGTATCTGGATCCTCAAGAAATATGTATTGGCAGTGAGCGTCTTAATCACTCTTCTACCTGCCTCCTTTGATGTCATGATAAGTAAGGGTGATTatagtatgggtgtgtgtatgtgtgtgtatacgcgtaagtataatagtgtgtgtgtgtgtgtgtgtgtgtgtgtgtgtgtgtgtgtgtgtgtgtgtgtgcgtgtgtgtgtgtgtgtgtgtgtgtgtgtgtgtttatatggatttgtcagcaACATATGACAGTGACTAAAATAACAGTTGACAATAGGGTTTATACAACACGTGGACATTTTCTTTGTTACTTTTGGCTGATTTTCCTTCCATACAccaccattctctctgtctctgtctctgtctgtctctgtctgtctgtctatctgtatgtctgtctgtctgtctgtctctctctctctctcactctctctttctctctctctctttcttaagaTTCATCTTTTATGCTGCTATCTTCTTGTTGGCGTCACGTTATATATGTGGCCTCCATTTTGTTCTATTATGTCTAATTATAATATAATTACAAAGAATACAAAAACATgaattgttcatttttttttctaatgagcCCACCTGCCGTGTCTCCAAAATTAAGGACCACAAAAATCATGGCTTACACTGCCAGAACCGGTGACTGGCACAGATCCAGAGGCAGACCTCAATGGAGCATCACTGGCAGAGCCACCACCGAAATAACTCAACGCTAAAAGATAACACTGGCAACGGAATCGTGTTGTCTTCAGTTGGATAACCACCCTCGTTGTCTGTGAAACATGCTCAACAATTCACGCGCCAGATTTCGCACAGAAACAAGTATTCGCTGATATCAGTCAAACGAAAGATAAGCCACCATACCAGTCGCATTATTGGTAAGTCCATCATGTccaatctcgtctcaaaacccaccttttccctcagcagtaagttcaattgtggcaggtccacttcctttgcgttagctgtgcttgactatgtgtgtatacatatgtatgtgtacataactacatgcatgtatatgaatgtgtattgtgtgtgcgtgagtttatgtaagtttgtgcctgcctatgtgtgcgtatgtgttagggtagctgttagatacacatgtattgttaaaatgtatgtatgcagtgtgtgtgtgtgtgtgtgtgtgtgtgtgtgtgtgtgtggtcacattttggtgtgtgtatgtaacatagatttaatgttttatgttaacaaagcgtttttgtaaagcacctagagcagatttcttgatagtgtgctatataatgtGGCATAATGCATGTTCATGATATATTTGAGAGATTCCGGTATTAATCACTTGAGCTTGGAATCTGGAATGGCGTCCTCGTATGTTTATTGTTGTGCTTGAGATTTACTGCTAAAAcctaacaaacaaccaaacagcactacagcacaccacacgacATGGTGTCAGAAGTAATTACCATCCAAGGCAAACAGTGAGAAATTCAGCGCTAACAAGGTAGGGCGAATTTTCCTTGCGAACTTTCCTTAGGATGGAATGACGTTTTTTCGATGACGTCACGAACGGTATCATTCTCTTAGTCTCGTCTGAATTCTAAAGGAGTACATCATTTTTATGCGTGTACTTTAGGTGTTCCTGTCTGGCGCAGCATCACGTTGGGGAACCACAGGGTGAACCAGCTGGCTGGGTTACTAAAATAGCTTAGTGAACAGAAGAAGACCACTACAGCAGAAACAGTCATCAATCATGCAAAAAGCATTTTCTCACGACATGGAATTCCTCAGATCGTCGTCTCAGACAATGGGCCACAATTTTCCGGCAAACAATTTCTGGAATTTACCATGAAGTATGATTTCAGTCATGTCACCAGCAGCCCCTACTGCCCAAAAGCAAATGGTGCTGCAGAAAGAGCTGTCCAGACAGTGAAAAATCTAATGAAGAAGACTGAAGATCCCTACCTGGCTCTGCTAACCTACCGAGCAACACCACTGCAACACGGTCTCAGCCCCGCAGAACTGCTCATGGGTAGAAAACTGCGGACCCGAATTCCCACACTGCCTTCGTGCTTCGCTGAAGGAGAAGGCAGGGAAGAATTCAGAGCAAAAGATGCggaactgaagaagaaacaaaaaaaggactaCGACCACGCTCATCGCACCAGACCTTCAAGTGAGCTGGCATCAGGCCAACCAGTCTGGGTCAAGCCAGCAATGACACCAGGAAGAGTCATCAACACTTTGCCGAATAGGACGTACCAGGTGGACACGCCGAGAGGACACCAGAGGAGGAACAGAATTCATCTGATTCCCCGTGATCCCAACCCTGAACGCCCCAAACCTGTCCCCAGGAAATTGTCCACACTCTTCCCCAAATCCCTGGGAGCCGATCCTGTCCCTGACCCTGTTCCTGACCCCAGTCTTTCCCATCACCTCAGTCCAGAAGTCCCTTCCCGGTCACCCAGAACCAGCCAGTATCTCCGTCGGCCACAGTCTGCACCTGCCAGCCCTGATGTGAAGAGGTCTCGAAGTGGACGACCGATCAAGACCCCACAAAAACTGAATTTGTAAAAGGAAGACTGTTGCCAAATTGAACTAAAATAAAGTTAAAGTCAAAATGTAAAGGCACGGCTGTCAAGTTTGATTTAAATACTTAAACAATTTCAAAGTATAAATTTAATGGCACAGTTGCCAAACtcaaccaaacaacaaagttaAAATTAAAATGTTTGTGTTTAAATTTTTAATCTTTTCAGGCTGAAGTTAAATTTAAGTTGGTTTAAATTAGTAAATTGGAGGTTGAAGTTAAAAACTTTTCGTTTCGAGTTTGTAATTAgttgaaaaacaacgacaacaatgaacATTGAAGTTGTTTCTGGAAagaaagttgttgggtttttttttgttgttgtttgtttgtttgttttttttgtaaaaaacaaaaacaaacaaaaacaaaaaaacaactaaagataGTCATTTTTATTTTAGTACATGTTCTTCAAATTTTAAGCTGTAATGCTTTCTGAAAATGTCCATCATCaacaaagaaagggagatgtGGCATAATGCATGTTCATGATATATTTGAGAGATTCCGGTATTAATCACTTGAGCTTGGAATCTGGAATGGCGTCCTCGTATGTTTATTGTTGTGCTTGAGATTTACTGTTAAAAcctaacaaacaaccaaacagcaCTACAGCATACAACACgacatgtaagtatccattattattattgttattaaagaTAACGTCTTTTTGTGTCGTTTGGTGTGGACATGCATGGTATCATGGCAATGAAGTCGCAGTTTGCATCGGTGTGGGTGTCCGCAGTAAGAGCATGGCTGttgctttattaaaaaaaaaaaaaaaatatcaaacgaATGAGCGAATAAGTGAAATGATAACTataaccacaacaccaacaccaacaacaatgataatgataagaagaagaaacggaagaaggacagcaacaacaacaacgatgacaacaacaacaaaaccaacaacaacaacaacaatcatcattgtcatccacatcatcatcatattcataataatcatactcataaccatcatgatcatcatcatcatcatcatcatcatgatagcaataatgataataagggaCACTTAAGATGCGCTCTACCTCCTGAGCATAGCGGCCCAGATGCagagcgctaaaaaaaaaaatcacaggacAATAAGCAAGAAGACAAATCAAAAtgtgtcagtgacaacacacacacacacacacacacacacacacacacacacacacacacacacacacacacacacacacacacacacacacacacacacacacacacaggacatccaTCAAAGCAGATTTGTACGAATGTCTTTTGAGACAAAATCTGAAATGTAATTTTGTTTGAGCATGACCAATTTTGTAAGGAAGTTTATTCCAGGTAACAGACCATGATAAAGAAAAGGCACGTTGTCCTTGTAATATCTTCTCTGTGCTAAAAATTGAGAAACAGATAACATCAAAGTCCTTGAACTGTCGTTCGTTTTCGATTCCGTCGGATCACGCTTCCCTTTCACAAATGGagtccacctcttcctcctcctcttcctcctcctcctccttcttcatcttcttctgtacAAACCCgtcaacacagaacaaagaaagttGGCAGATGTCATTTAAAGGGAACTATTGAAgagcctttctctctgtctgtctctctctctcattatctctctctctcgttatctctctctctgtctgtgtctttctttctctatctgtctccctctctttccctctctctctctctctgtctctctatctctccccttttctcatagtgtctcccactgtgtctctctgactttctttctctgtctgtctgtttgtttgtctgtctgtccccccctcctctctctctctctctgcaatgtCAAGTACGATACAACAATATGTTCGTTTCTGCAGGAAGCCATCAGCTAGCACCGGGAGATGGGACTCCTTATCGCCGACAAAAGCACTTatttgaagaagaaaacgagAGGAGGAAAACCCACGATGCTCAAGTGACGCCATCAACTGCTGCGTTTTCCCGTGGCTTCGGCAACATTGAAAGTGgcatgaaaaagagagaaaaagagacagacagatatacaaccagacagacggatacatagatattgagacaagagagagacagagagagagggagggtggagtggggagagacagagagagagagagagagagagaacggaaagtTCACAGTTCTTAAATGAAACACAGGCCGCTCAACAGTTCTAACTTTCTGGAATCGAAAACTGTTAAATGGGTAGCGAAAAGGTTTCGAACAGgagcaaagaaagaagaatacaCAAGAgctcgagacagacagacagacagagacagacagacaatggatgagtgagagtgaaggggaaagagaaagagattggtggaaaagaaagaaaggaaggacaggacagagagaaacgcacaggcagggaaagagagaatgaggggtgCGGTTTGTCAACTCTCTATGGTCCACGAGGCAATAGTGGCTAGGTCGTCGCTCCTGAGTTTGAATCCCAAGACGATTAAATAGTCTTAGCTCTTTTGGGTGTGTTGCAACAGGTGCAAATCTGGACAAAATTCGACcacgagggggaaaaaatgtaGTTTTGGGACAATACATGCGCAttattaaaaatattttattgAAAAAACTTATTTCGTTTGGTTTTCCCTGGATAGTGTGACAAAGGATGAACAGGttcatttgtctttttctgtAGAAATATACGTGTTCTCATCACATGTAGGAACACTTTCGTTCTCACCAGGAACCAggaaccccccctctctctctctctctctttccctttctttccttgtgtctgtctcggcccctgtctatctgtctctctgtctgtgtctgtttctatgtctctctgtctctgtctgtttctgtctatgtctctgtctctctgtatctgtctgtttctgtctatgtctctgtctctctgtatgtctgtttctgtctgtctctctgtctctgtctctgtctgtctctctgtctctgtttctgtctctgtctgtctgtctctgtcggtctgtctgtctgtctctctcccattgataaattgtgtgtgtgcaattatatCGCAGCGatgtttgttgtttgatgtttccACTGATATGAATTCCTTTCTGCTACTGTTTTGAACACAATAGAACCCATACTTGTTCCTatccataccatgccatgccaaaccataccataccacacctaaccataccataccataccatgacataccacaccacaccacaccacaccataccataccatgccatgccataccataccataccatatcataccatacacaccataccatgccataccataccatactttagccttaccacaccataccataccatgctatactacaccataccataccatgctataccacatcataccataccacaccataccataccatgccatactataccataccatacaaaaccataccataccataccataccatactatactatactataccataccataccatactatacataaccatactataccataccatacgacactataccataccatactatacaaaaacataccatacaataccataccacaccgtaccataccataccataccacaccacaccataccacatcacaccataccataccatgccatgccatgccataccataccataccatatcataccacaccacaccacaccataccataccatgtcataccataccataccataccatacaatgcctgccataccataccataccataccatacctgccataccataccataccatgccataccataccataccataccacaccatgccatgccatatcacaccataccatgccatgccataccataccataccataccataccatgccatgccataccataccataccataccataccataccatgccatgccataccataccataccataccataccatgccatgccataccataccacacctaaccataccataccataccataccataccatactttaGCCTTaccacgccataccataccatgctatactacaccataccataccattctataccacatcataccataccacaccataccataccatgccatactataccataccatacaaaaccataccataccataccataccatactatactataccataccatactatacataaccatactataccataccatacgacactataccataccatactatacaaaaacatgccatacaataccataccacaccgtaccataccataccataccataccataccacaccacaccacaccataccacaccataccatatcatgtcataccatatcatactatacaatgccataccataccatgccatgccatgccataccataccataccatatcataccacaccacaccacaccataccataccataccataccacaccatactacaccatactataccataccataccatgccataccatgctaTACCATAcgacatcataccataccataccataaccttaccataccataccatactataccacaccataccgtgCCATgccatactacaccataccataccatgtcataccataccataccataccatacctgccataccataccatgccataccatgctaTACCATAcgacatcataccataccataccataccacaccatgccatgccatatcacaccataccatgccataccataccataccataccacaccatgccatgccatatcacaccataccatgccataccatactataccataccataccatgccatgccacgccatgccatactataccataccacacctaaccataccataccataccataccatgccataccataccataccataccataccataccataccatgccatgccataccataccacaccataccagaccataccataccataccacacctaaccacaccataccataccataccataccataccataccataccataccataccataccataccattcgaTACCAACCCATCCCattccataccacaccataccataccaaagaCCTACACTACCCCCTATTCATTTCTAAACGggaatatttacacacacacacacacacacacacacacacacacacacacacacacacacacacacaaccttattgATCAAGCAAGGATTGTGTTCAAACGGTACAAAACttaccacaccatacaatacaatatcatatcataccaaaGACCTACATTATCCCCTTTCCATTTCTAAATCGGGAaactttagacacacacacacacacataaacaacctgTTATTTATACAAGGAGTGCCTTCAGACGCTACAAAAAatgcgggaggtgtgtgtgtgtgcgtgggtgggggcgggagaggggtgaggggggggggtgagagaagggaggggcgtgatggggatgggggaggtaacTTTTACAGGGTGTGGATGACATAAGGCCCGTAACTCTCGACACTACCCTTTCACAATCATCACGCTTAACGTTTGATCCACGTATTTTCTCCACAAACAATGCGTGAAACTCTAATCATTCACGATCACCCTTCGCCCTTtgctggggagaaaaaaaaaagcagataataAACACGATGTTTATGGCCGCATGGTCTTGAACACGAATGCTGTGTTGTCATGCTGAAAGACTGAAAAGTACGAAGACATAAATCATAAATGAAAGGCACTGCTATCGGTGAAACCAAAGAAGAATTGCGAAGACGCTCAAGGTATTGGTTCGTCGATGTCATGTTCGTTATATTTACGATGTCACGCCAGAGCGTTTTGAGACTTCAAGTCTTAACACtggactgttgttgttttattttattttatttatttatttatttatttatttatttacatattctttttcatttcacaaaacAGAATATAAATTTTACATATCAATCCATTCATACAGTGATCCATACACATATGTGTACATCCATCCACACCCAAAATAAACATATGTATACGTATGAACGCAcacgtatgcatgtgtatgacaATGAAAATACATGGCATTTCAGTAAACCATAGTgttggttttatatatatatatatatatatatatatatatatatatatatatatatacatatatatatatatatatatatatatatatatatatatatatatatataaacagagactgtgaatgcgaatactttattcattataggccatatccaatcatgaaggggtgtacataaacatacaagcacGTCACAACCGTAtcaaaatgttatacatacatatcaacggtTGATGTCTTTTTCACTGGGTACAAAGATTCACACTGTTCGACATATGTCAGACTTTAGATAGTGAAgtgagaagggaagaggaggatggatgatggaaggtgtgtgggtggcgggggcgcgggggggggggagctgggatgGCGGATAAAGGGTTGCATATTCTAATATGAATTGACACCTCCACATGCATGCAACTGTGCATGGGGTCCAGGTTCAAGCgaaggcacgcgcgcgcacgtttactcacacacgcactagTTTGACACATTGTCACGTGCACGCGCTTACATTCACAAACGTGTTCATTAGAAACTCGcggacacacgctctctctctctctctctctctctctctctctctctctctctctctctctccatcacacacacacacacacacacacacacacacacacacacaaacatgaagcgcctttccatgtaatacTTGCTCAGTTGCGCTGTACAACGTAAATCCCGACATTtacaacatgcatttaaacactaaactgaaaacaaaatgtacctacATGCATAACCATAcaaaacagacaaccagacactCAAGTACCAATTCAtgtccatgcgcgcgcgcgcgcacacacacacacacacacacacacacacacacacacgcacgcacacacacacacacacacacgcacacacacacgcgcgcgcgcgcgcgcacgcagttCTTAGAGATGTCCAAGGATACGGATTGATCTAAATACTACGCAACATCcgagtggaagaagaaaaaacagagagaaaaaaagacctacgcataaacccaacggGAAGCCCACACCTTGATTGctgtctactctgtgtgtgtgtgtgtgtgtgtgtgtgtgtgtgtgtgtgtgtgtgtgtgtgtgtgtgtgtgtgtgatactaatAACAGTAAAAGACACCGGTAATCAGGTTTTATTTTTGTCGCAATCATAAATTTGCGTGTAAGCTTGCTTGTTCGTTCCGACACCGTCTAGTTGTAGGCCTGCAAAACAACAATCATTATTTACTGTGTCTTTTCTTTATTCCTAGTCATAaatctttcttcgttctttccgtctccgtctctgtctctctgcgtctctgtcactgcgtatctttgtctctgtgtctccgtctcactatgtctctggctctgtctctcttatcccaACTATTGATTTGTAAACGTCCAAGACTCACAGCAGTCAGACTGGAAACAAAATGAATGgggtttctccctccctccctctctctctctctctctctctctctgtctgtctgtttgtctctccctctctctctctatgtctctctctctctctctctctctctctctctctctctctctctctctctctctgctagacTTCGCTGCGGCGCTAATTCATTAACTGTACAGCTGGGGTTAGACAGGGGGATGCCTGCAgtccgattttgttttctttattcattaatgaattagcaatccaagtaattaataatggaagacatggggctttgtttccgattgattcCTTTGAATTATTCAtgcttttgttagctgatgatgttattctgatgtcagaaactgtaatagggttacaaacacagttgaacaacctGCACCATGCAGCAATTTCactccaattaaaagttaatatgttgaaaagtaatatcatagtatttcgtaagggtggctacttgagcagcagagaaagatgggtatatgatggtagtttgatgccagttgtcaatgtttacaaatatctgggcatatttttctccacacgcttgagttttgttggggcatgcaaagatctagcaagcagagccaaaaatgcattgatttgtattatgaaaaagttgcatgtttcctttgatttgtttatcaaattatttgacacacaagtacagcctgttgtgcaatacggctctgaattgtggggtctagacaaagctgctgttcactgtgaatcagtccacacttttgcattaaagagatttttaggagtagatagacaaacgccaaatgacttagtatatggtgaaacgaatcgatacccgttatatttagtttctgcagtcaggtgtatacgttaCTGATTGAGATTACTACAAATGGAACATAATAGAAACCCCGCAAAGCTTataatatgctatatgatttagatgctagaggcagagtgaactgggtaaccaagattcgccattgtttgtttgaatatggatttggatttgtttggttaactctttccatacgaacggcgacgacgacgttaacagcgtttcaccccagttaccatcatcaaaatgttgcaagcggaaggctcttatactgaagacgtgaatgttgacaaagaataccacagttctgacgacggaagctaaaggttcggtcattcagacacccactggacatccgaggggtctgtgtagaggagaagagaggactggccgtactgagtgagttaaaccaaggtgttggtagcatccaggcgtttatcggtgtgtttcgacaacgtctgattgattgtagatggcagaagtggtctgatcatattcagaatagtgaaagatttaatttctataagaatttttgcagtgtgtctgatctgaaaccttacttagtgttgaatatggatagacatttaaaatatatgacgacaagatttagattaggtattacagaattagcggtccatcattacagatacagaacatgtaacgacagtgatctgatcTGTCCACaatgtaaagaatcacaagaaaatgagatacactttgttctttgctgtccagctttaaggaacattcgagaggagtttattcagcctaaatattatagtaaacctacgttgtttaactctctccatacgaatggcgaaagagacgacgttaacagcgtttcaccccaattaccaccatcaaaatattgcaagcggaaggctcttatattgaagaggtgaatgttgacaaagaataccacaattctgacgacggaagctaaaggttgggtcattcagacacccactggacatccgaggggtctgtgtagaggagaagagaggactggtcgtactgagtgagttaaattgaacttattgatgtcatctacttcccctgaagttgttcgcaaattttcattatttctatacaaagctttcaaattcagagaaatggctacttcgtgaaaatgctgtatgtattcttttgtttgtttgttttttcttttattgttctacacattgaactgtaatgctggtatctttttgtttgactgtgtttattgatgctcacagtgccgtgatgtattgtttgtaaaataatgttcacattccccttcataaggagcctaggcctatacatgaataaaccatcttgaatctctctctctctctcgctcctctctctcggCAAGATGGTGACTAGACAGGTGACGTGAGTGAAAGGCTCCGCTCGCTCACGCTTTCTCTGGATCAGTCTCTGTCTAatatgtttctgtctccgtcacacacacacacacacacacacacacacacacacacacac
The sequence above is a segment of the Babylonia areolata isolate BAREFJ2019XMU chromosome 19, ASM4173473v1, whole genome shotgun sequence genome. Coding sequences within it:
- the LOC143294127 gene encoding uncharacterized protein LOC143294127 codes for the protein MKYDFSHVTSSPYCPKANGAAERAVQTVKNLMKKTEDPYLALLTYRATPLQHGLSPAELLMGRKLRTRIPTLPSCFAEGEGREEFRAKDAELKKKQKKDYDHAHRTRPSSELASGQPVWVKPAMTPGRVINTLPNRTYQVDTPRGHQRRNRIHLIPRDPNPERPKPVPRKLSTLFPKSLGADPVPDPVPDPSLSHHLSPEVPSRSPRTSQYLRRPQSAPASPDVKRSRSGRPIKTPQKLNL